Proteins encoded by one window of Pseudonocardia alni:
- a CDS encoding MFS transporter, which translates to MKPWVRPAAVLFGVGYGANQFSPLMVMYREQGHYSPTVVAAFFGVYVLGLAPGLLVGGPASDRWGRRRVLVPATAASIPASAVLALGAFSEALLFAGRLLFGVCVGVAMAVATTWVKELSGPGQGARRAALALTAGFGLGPLVAGLLAQSAPLPMELPYLVHIVLTVPVVWWLLAAPETVEPGRSRSWRQDLRVPAVAHPRFVWLVLPAAPWVFGAAAIAYAVLPTTLDGITGGWGLLVATLLTAVALGCGVLAQSAARLVDARSPLAATRVGLALVVAGTLVAALAAGLRSVPAAVAAAALLGAGYGFVLLSGLQEVQRIAAPEHLAGLTAVFYSLTYVGFLLPMLLSALTGVAGYPVLLVVVAGVQVICLGLVWVGARRVAPIAAEQPAVT; encoded by the coding sequence GTGAAGCCGTGGGTGCGGCCGGCCGCCGTGCTGTTCGGCGTCGGTTACGGCGCCAACCAGTTCAGCCCGCTGATGGTCATGTACCGCGAGCAGGGGCACTACTCGCCGACCGTGGTCGCCGCGTTCTTCGGCGTCTACGTGCTCGGTCTCGCCCCGGGCCTGCTCGTCGGCGGGCCCGCGTCGGACCGCTGGGGCCGCCGCCGGGTGCTGGTGCCCGCGACGGCCGCGTCGATCCCGGCCAGCGCCGTCCTCGCCCTCGGCGCGTTCTCCGAGGCACTGCTCTTCGCCGGCCGGCTGCTGTTCGGGGTGTGCGTCGGCGTCGCGATGGCGGTGGCGACGACGTGGGTCAAGGAGCTGTCCGGGCCCGGGCAGGGCGCCCGGCGCGCCGCGCTCGCGCTCACCGCCGGGTTCGGGCTCGGCCCGCTCGTCGCCGGGCTGCTCGCGCAGTCCGCGCCGCTGCCGATGGAGCTGCCCTACCTGGTGCACATCGTCCTGACGGTGCCGGTCGTCTGGTGGCTGCTCGCCGCGCCGGAGACGGTCGAGCCGGGCCGTTCCCGGTCCTGGCGCCAGGATCTGCGCGTCCCGGCCGTCGCGCACCCGCGGTTCGTGTGGCTGGTGCTGCCCGCCGCGCCGTGGGTGTTCGGGGCAGCCGCGATCGCCTACGCAGTGCTGCCGACCACGCTCGACGGGATCACCGGGGGGTGGGGGCTGCTCGTCGCGACACTGCTGACCGCCGTCGCGCTCGGCTGCGGGGTCCTGGCCCAGTCCGCCGCGCGTCTCGTGGACGCCCGCTCGCCGCTGGCCGCGACCCGGGTCGGGCTCGCGCTCGTCGTCGCGGGGACGCTCGTCGCCGCCCTCGCGGCGGGCCTGCGCAGTGTCCCGGCCGCCGTCGCCGCCGCCGCGCTGCTGGGGGCGGGCTACGGCTTCGTCCTGCTGTCCGGGCTGCAGGAGGTGCAGCGGATCGCCGCGCCGGAGCACCTGGCCGGGCTGACCGCGGTGTTCTACTCGCTGACCTACGTGGGGTTCCTGCTACCCATGCTGCTCTCGGCGCTCACCGGTGTCGCGGGGTACCCGGTGCTGCTGGTCGTCGTCGCGGGGGTGCAGGTGATCTGCCTGGGCCTGGTGTGGGTGGGGGCGCGCCGGGTGGCGCCGATCGCGGCGGAGCAGCCGGCGGTGACCTGA